GTCGTGCATATCTTCGCTCAACAAAGTCGTGCATCCAGCAATAAGAGCGGCCGACACAATCATCGCGTCATAGACCGAAAGCTGGTATTTTTCTGCCAAAGCTCGGCCCACAAGATGGGTTTGCACAGACAGGTCCTCGACTGGACATAAGGATTGGACCCCTGCGAGAAAAGCGCCAGTCTCCTCCCAACTGAGGCCGGCTTTCCTCCGGCAATTGACCATCGCTTCGTTCAGGACCTGCACACTGATCCGCGGCCCCTGCCCCAGGATGTCTTCCGCCCGATCCGCCTTTGGGCCGTCGTCAAGAAGGTAAAGGACGACATTTGTATCCGCGAATTCAGCGCTCATGCGCAGCGTCGCGGCTCAGGCGTGCGTCCTTGGATAGCTTTCCGCGAAACCGCCTAAGCCCTTGCAGGACTTCATCGGCGCGAGGTTGGCGCTGGATAAGCAAAGTACCGTCGTCCTTTATCAGATCGATTTGGTCACCCTCTTTGAGGCCAAGTTCGCGCACAAGATCGGCAGGCAGCCGGACCGCGAGCGAATTCCCCCATTTTGCAACTTGCATGGTGTCGTTCCTCCAAGTGGATATACGGTCATATATGTATATCATTCTGCCGCAATTGCCAAGATCAGCATTCGACGACGACGGCGAACGGGCTTGTGTTTCGACGGTGAGCCCACACAAGATGTGGAAAAAACTTGCGCGAATCCGACTCTTACGGCAATAGTCACGGAAACGAGGCAAAAAACGTCAATAACCGTGAACACGCCAAAGATGCGTAGCGCGGATCGAGAGGGCAGATGAACAAGACTTTCGTGCATCAGGACCTGAACGCGGTCATCCGCCAGCATTCAGAGTGGCTGGCCAACCAGTTGCATTCGCAACGCGAGAGCCTGTTTCCCCCTGACGCCACGAAGGAAATGCGCAAATTCACCTCCGGCGAGGCGGCAGCGCTTCTTGGTGTGAACGACTCATACCTGCGCAAACTCAACCTTGATGGCAAGGGCCCTTCGCCTGAACTGACGGCCGGCAATCGTCGCCTGTATTCCGCGCAGGACATTCAGGCCCTGCGTGTCTTGCTGGAAAAGACCGCGCGCAAGCATGGAGACTATATCCCCGGACGGCGTGACGGCGATCACCTGCAAGTCATCGGTGTGATGAACTTCAAGGGTGGCTCGGGCAAAACGACGACTTCGGCACACCTTGCGCAACGGCTGGCCTTGCGCGGCTATCGCGTCCTGGGCATTGATCTTGATCCGCAGGCCTCATTCACGGCGTTACATGGCGTACAGCCCGAATTCGATCTGACAGATGGCGGCACGCTCTATGACGCGATCCGCTATGACGACCCAGAGCCGATCCGCGCCGTCATCCGTAAGACCTATATCCCGAACCTCGACCTGATCCCGGGCAATCTGGAACTGATGGAGTTCGAACACGAAACGCCGCGTGCTCTTTCACAAGGCAACGCAGGCCTGTTCTTTTTCCGCGTGAAAGAGGCGTTGGCGCAGGTTGACGGCGATTACGACGTTGTGGTCATCGACTGCCCGCCGCAACTGGGCTTTCTCACCATGTCCGCACTTTCTGCCGCCACCGGCGTGCTGGTCACAATTCATCCGGAAATGCTCGACGTGATGTCGATGTCGCAATTTCTGCGCATGACGGCTGATCTGATGGACGTGATCGCCGAAAGCGGTGCGGACATGTCCCACGACTGGATGCGCTATGCGCTGACACGCTATGAACCTCAGGATGCACCACAAAACCGGATCGTCGCCTTTCTGCGCACCATGTATGGCGATGCGGTGCTCAACTCGCCAATGCTCAAATCCACGGCGATCTCCGATGCAGGTCTGACAAAGCAAACCCTATACGAAGTCGAGCGGAGCGCCTTTACCCGCACGACCTACGATCGCGCCCTTGAAAGTCTGAACGCGCTGAACGACGAAGTCGCTGATATTATTCAGAAAACGTGGGGTCGGTCATGACGAGTGGCAAGAAAAAACGGATGTCGATGCTCGACAATCTCGCGGCAGCCGGTGGCCCGGCTCCTGCCCCTCAAGCTGGCGCCGTAACCCCTATGATGACGTCCAACCGCGCCCTGCGCTCGGCCCGTGATGCCGTCGATTCACATCATGTCTGGGAACTCGACCCGGCCAGTATCGTCGACGACCGAATGGCCGACCGGCTTGATCCGGCGGATGTGCATGATCTGCGCGCCGCAATCGAGGCGAATGGTCAGACCGTACCAATTCTTGTGCGCCGGCACCCGTCAGAGACGGACCGCTATCTGCTCGTCTATGGTCGCCGTCGGCTCGAGGCGATCCGCCAGTCCGACAAGGTCGCCAAGGTGCGCGCACTGGTCGCCAATCTGGATGATGACAGCGCCCTGCGTGCGCAGATTTCCGAAAACATGGCGCGCCGCGATTTGTCCTTCATTGAAAAGGCGATTTTTGCGCAAGAACTCGTATCGTCGGGCTTTGGAAATCAATCACAGGTTGCAGAAATTCTGACCGTGACCAAATCTTCGGTGTCCATGGCCATCGCCATCGCCGACATGGTCGGTACAGACCTCATCCGCGCCATCGGTGCGGCACACGGCATCGGCCGACCCCGGTGGGAGGCCATGGGCCGTGCCATCGCGGACAGCGGTCTGGATCGGGGCAGCCTGATCCGCCTTGCTGAGGAAACCCATGGCAAGGCCGATGTGACCATGGTGATTGATGCCGCACCTGCGACCGACGACCCCTCTGTGCAAGCGTTCGAGGCCGTGTCGAAGGTTGTCACAAGGTTAGTCAAACCGACCAAGGCCCCTCCCCTTCTGCGGCATCCTGTCAGCCGCTCAGGATTGGGGGCAAACGTGGCGGCACGCTCAAACGCACCGCCAAAGGGATCTCGATCGAGTTGCAGAATAGTAAGTTTGCCGACTGGGTAGAGTCTGAAGCCGATGATTTGATTGAAGAACTTCACGAACGCTGGAAGCAGCGTTCAGAAGACTGAGGAAGAGCAGAAACCAAAAACAGGAGGCACGAAAAAGCCAAAGAAAAGGTCCCGCAAAGCGACCGCCCTACGAGACCCTGACTTGTTCTTAGCACTCTCAAGTTAGTCTCGGACGCCGTTTTTCGCAAGTCTTAAGTGATTTGCGGACCCTGATTTCTTTGTCTTCGTGAATGTAAAATGGACTACACCCCCGTAACGCCTTTCAGGCGACCCATAAATGCTGCCATTCTGCACTATCAGGCAGCAGCGCAACAGGACCTCCCGCCTTCCGGCGTCAACAAATGGGAAGCACTTCGCGAACTCGCCGCTGCCCGTATCGCCTTCGGCTTGTCCGACCGTGATTTGAGCGTGCTTCAGGCATTGGTCAGTTTCCATCAGGCCACGATCGTTGGCGGGAACCATAGTGAAACTGTCGTGCATCCGTCCAACAAGGCTATTTGTGAGCGCCTGAACGGCATGCCCTGCTCGACCATGCGGCGGCATCTGGCGAACCTGGTGCAAACCGGTTTCGTCGTGCGTCGCGACAGTCCCAATGGCAAGCGTTACGCGCGCCGGTATGGCGACGAAAAGATCGCTTTCGGCTTCGATCTGGCCCCCCTCGCCCAACGCTTCGTCGAAGTGTGCGAAGCCGCAGAGGCTGTCCGTGCTGCTGAGGAGCGCTACAAGCGGATTAGATCCACTGTAAGCCTCATGCGCCGTGATCTAGCGGGTCTCGTCGACTACGGCCGCTCTATGCGCCCTGACCGCGCCATCTGGGACCAGGTGTCCGACCTATGCGTCCTGACGGCGCGCGACCTTCGCCGCAAGCTCGACTTTGCAGAGTTGCAGCAGATCGAATCTGCGTTGTCCGTAGCCCTCAACGCCATTAGGGACCTGTTGGAACCAGTGCAGTCACGAGATATGAGCATCAATGAAGTCACAAATGAGCAGCACTATCAGAATTCAAATAAAGACTCTTATGATTTTGAACCACGCTTAAAAAAAGCGCAGGACGAGGGCAGCGTCTCCGATCCGGCGACAGCACTGGTTGCGGAGGGCAGGACTGATGAGCCTGTCTCAGTCGACAACAATCTACCTAGAATACCCCTCGGTCTCGTTTTGGCCGCTTGCTCTGAATACCGAACTTATGCTGAACGACCTGTGCGCCACTGGCATGATCTAGTAAGGGTTGCCGATGTAATAAGACCTATGATGGGTGTGTCTCCTTCAGCGTGGGATGAGGCCAAACAGTACATGGGCCCGGAAGAGGCATCGGTGGTCATCTTGGCAATGTTGGAACGCTTCGGCGACATCCGATCACCTGGAGGGTATTTGCGGTCGCTGTCTGCAAAGGCTGCGCTCGGTGAATTCTCCTGTGGACCCATGATCATGGCCCTTATAAGAAAGGACGCTGCATGAAAAGTTCACAGCTGAGAACTGGGTCTTGTTTCGTCGCTCAGAAGACAGGTTCACAACTGTGAACTCATTGCTTAGGAATCGGCCCACTTTCCCGTTGGGCGCGCTTTTCAGTGCAAAGCGAGAACTAACGTAAGTCACACAGTCGGGTCACCATCACCAAAAAGGTTTGGAAAGAGGCGCTCTCGATAATCCGACGGAAACGCCAACTGAACTGGCGTCTTCGGCGAGGCGGAAGTCAGGTATCCGGTGGCGGTCAGTTTGCTCAGCGTGTTGCGTGCTGTGCGCTCAGAGGTCTTGAGCACAATCTGCGCGTCGCCAGTTTCGAGTGCGCCATGCCGAAGAACTGCCTAGATCAGCTCCGGCGCACGCTTGTCAACGATGGTATCTGCAACCAGACGACAATACCGTTGGTCCAGTCCGCCAAGATCGAACAATCTTGCTGAGAAGGTGATCTGGTCAAGTGTCACCTTTAGGAACCATTCACTGAACGTCTTAAGCGCCACTTCTGACAGGTTCCCACGTCCATCGCGGTCTCCGCGGCGAGGACCATCGGCCAGATCCATCATCCGTTTGTACTCGCGCCGAACCATCACCCCGCGGGCCAACCCACGCGATACGGACCAAAGCCCTTGGCCACCGACCCCCGCAGTGAGTGCCATGGCATGAGACATCAATCTGCTGACGCGCCCGTTGCCATCCGGGAAAGGTTAGATGTAGTTCAGCCGGTGATGTGCAGAGGCGATCACGATGATCCGTCCGCTCGAAGACCGCGCCCCAATCTGAAACCGTTTGTGCAAGTGGTCCATGGACGCCGCAACGCGCGATGATGACGGAGGTAGGTGGCGTCCGACCGCAACTTCCCGATCGTCATCCTGGCGCATGCGTCCCGGAATGATGGGCTCTTGTGTGCCATCGGGATGTTCGATGACCCGAAACTCGTCAGGCATCTCGTCGTAGAAGCTCTTATGGACCCAAGTCAGGAATTCGACAGATGTGGGGCGGGGCAGGGTGCCCTTGCGATGCATCTCATCGATGGCCCGTTGAACAATGACGTGCGCCCGGGCCCCAAGGGCGAGAGGGCGAGTTTCTTCCCCAAGCTCGGCGCCAGCCAGCGCCCTTTCAATGTCGCGGGGGCACGTGTTGTGTCCTTCGATCAGGTTGGAGTAGTAGCAGTTCATCACCCGGACGAGATCAGCAAGCTCGGCTGCGCTGTCAGGATGCAGCCCTTGTCCCAGCCCGGTGGCTTCCCTCTGGATGTCGACCGAAAGGTCTGCCAATTCTGTAGGAATATGCTCCTCGAAGAAGCAGGGTTCGATTCTGGCGGGTGTTTCCAGCATTTTTGCCGATATACGCTGCCGATCTTGGGTGCCGATCTAGAATTACTGTATAAAATCAATGGCTTCGCCAAGTGTGCAGGGCTTTTCGGTTTTGTCGTGTGCCCAGAGGGGTCGGGGAAAGGGAAAGTGTGCTTCGGGTTTTGTGACTGACGGATGAGGGCCTTTGGGGTCCCTCAGATGGGTCCGGGCCGGATTCCGGTCTGCCGTTCCTGATGAAGGGCATTCCCATGCAAACAGGTGTCTTGCGCGTGTTACGAGCGACCGCTGCCTCGTGGTGGCGACACAAAGAACTACGCCGAACCGGCCAGACGGGCCAGGCACTGCAGCTCGAGCGCGAGACCGTCCTGCGTGATCTCGGCTATCTCAGGCAGGCGGCGACGCTGCCAAACGCGCATGTGATCTGCGGAGAGGACGGGACATTCATCCATCTTGGTTGGACCACCGTTTCGACCTTCGCGCCGATCGAGCGCTTTCCCTTGGCCACTCTTGCGGTCGCACGAGGGACCCCGTTCATCAATATCCGACCCGTCACCGATATCATCGCCTTCGCGAACCTACCGCGGGTGGCGCGGGACGGATCGGGCGACCCTGAACCCTGGGGCCCTGGAAGTTCCGTCTTGCTGACCACCTACATCGACATCGTCGAAGGGCTCGGCGCGAGGATCGTCAACGATCCGAGGCCCCGTCAGTCAACCTGACCCCCAATCTTCTCACCAACACACGAAAGGACGCCATCCATGGCACGATCCCGTACGCCCAAATTCGATGCCTCCGAGGTCATCACAAACGAAATCATCCGCATCATCGAGCGCGGCGTCCTGCCATGGCGCAAGCCATGGACCGCAGGTGGCAGCTCTCGTCCCCTGCGCGTGGGCGGTGAACCCTACCAGGGAGTGAACAACTTCCTGCTGACAATGCGAACCGTAATGGCGGGCCACAGCTCTCCCTTCTGGATGACGCTGCCGCAGGCCAATGCCTTGGACGCAAAGGTTCGCAAGGGCGAGAAGTCCTCTGTCGTCGTATATTACGGTCAAAGCCGGAAAGACGCCGGCGGCGAGGATGACCAGGGGGAGAGCGATGATCGCTTCGAGGAAGCCCGCATCTTCCGCTTCCAGAAGTCCTACCGCGTCTTCAATGCCTGCCAGATCGAGGGCCTGCCCGAAAGCTTCTATCCAAACCCGGAGTCAGTGCCTGAACATCCGCCGTCCGAGCCCATCCCGCACATGCAGGCGTTTTTCGATGCTATCGACATCACAACCGTCTTCACGGGGACGGAAGCGTACTATTTGCCGCCCGTGGACAAGGTCTACATGCCGTCCATCACGCGGTTCCAGAACCCACGCAATTTCTACGGGGTCTGGGCGCATGAGCTGGCCCATGCCACCAAGGCACCGCATCGGCTGAACCGCGATTTCGGGCTGTCGAAATTTGGCAACACCTCCTACGCGCGCGAGGAGATTGTCGCGGAATTGACCTCGGTGTTCCTGGGTCAGACGCTCGGCTTCACGGCCCATACGCTCGAGATGAATGCCGCCTACCTCTACAACTGGTTACGGGTCCTGCGCTCGGACAAGAGCGCGATCTTCAAGCACGCGGCTGATGCGCAGCGCGCCTGCGACTACCTGATCGCGCGCTCGGAGGCGGGCAGGGCAGGGCGCAGCGCCGCGGCCGCCTGACCACAGGGAGAACGGAGACGCCCATGTCACGCAAGGAACCCAAGACGCTGCGGGTGGCCTGCTTCAACGACGGCCGCCGCAAGATCATCACCTTCAAGCGCGGTGCCTATTGGTGGAGCGCTGCCGAGGGCGCTTATCCGCTCTCGGCAGCGCTCGAGACCATCAAGGACCAGGGCGGCTGGATCGAAACCATCCCCAACCCAAATTACCGACCCAAGGGGCTGTTCGGATAGGGCACCTTCTGCTTCGGTCCTTCCGCCAAGCGGAAAAGAAAAAGCAGGCTTTGAGAAGGGTGTTTCAACTTCTCAAAGGAGATCCCCATGTTCATGAATGTTCAACCCCAGCCAGATCGTCCGGATCCGAGTGTGATCGCGGCGCAGAACGACGCGTTTCGCAAGCTGGCCTGTCTCGGGATCCCGCCCGAGCAGCCCATCCAGGGCCGGATGCACGTCACCCGTTCGCTCATGGAGGCCGGTGACGACTTCATGGCCGAGGCGGTGACGGCCACCGGTGAGTTTGCCAAATTCGAGTCCGAGAATGACCCGGATGGCTGGCACGATTTCGGGGCGGTCGAGATCCGGGGCGAGACCGTGTTCTGGAAGATCGATCTCTATGAAGCAGACTCGGATTTCCGCTACGGGGCTGAGACCCCGGACAATCCTGCCACCACCATGCGCGTGCTGACCATCATGCTGGCGCGCGACTGGTAGGGCAGGGGCTACCCCCACCTGACATTTCAGCCAATGAAGGCCCACCGACCCCTCAAAGGGAAAGTGGGCCTTTTGTCGTGGTGATCCCTGAAGCCGGGGATTGGTCACGCGCAAGCGCGCGGGCCACACCTCACCCTCCTGGAAGGATATCCCATGACCACAAGCTTTGCTCCCCTTACCGTCGCTATCGACGATCTCGTCCCGCATCCCGCCAATGTGCGCAGCAACGCGCCGGAAACCTATGACCCCGAGAACATCGTCCATCTGAAGGCCAGTATCGCTGTGCTGGGCCTGCTCCAGCCGCTTCTGGTTCAGAAGCTTGACGGCAAATATGCTGTCCTCGCCGGTGGCCGGCGCCATGCAGCCCTGAAGGAGCTGATCGCTGACAAGGCCAGCAAGGGGTTCACGGCGAAAACCAAGGTGGACTGCCGCCTTGTCCCTGAGGAGTGCGACGTCACCACGGCACTGTCGCTCGCCGAGAACATCACCCAGGCACCGATGAATGCCATCGACGAGTTCGAGGCCTTCGCCCGGATGATGGAGGTCGACGGCCAGACGCCCGAGACGATCGCAAAGACCTTCGGCGCCACGGTGGCGGCCGTGAAAGGCCGGTTGCGCTATGGCCTTATCCACCCCGACATCCGCGCCGCGGCCCGGGGCAAGGTGATCACGCTCGACACGATGAAAGCCTTCGCCGAGCACCCGAGCCAGGAGGCGCAGCGCGAGGTCTTCGAGGCGCTCACAAAAGACGGCGGCTATCTGCAGGCCTACACGGTCCGTCAGGCGCTCAAATCCCGCGGTGTGCAGGTCAGCGATGATATCGGGGCTTTCGTGCGCGCGGACTACGAGGCCCGCGGCGGCGCCGTCGCGGCTGACCTTCTGGAAGAGCATTCCGTGCTGGAGGATGCAGCGCTGGTCGAAACCATCCTGCTTGAGAAGCTCGGTGCAGCCGCCGAGGACGCCCGTATGAGGCTGGGCTTTGCTTGGGCCGATGCGATGGTCCGCTATGATTACGCGACCATGGCCGACTACGGCCGCGTCTATCCCGGCCCGATCGAGCCTGATGAGGCTGCGCAAAAGCGCGTGGATGAAATCAGCGCCGAACTCGAGAAATTGCAGCTCGAGATGGAGGATGAGGGACTCGAGGACGGTGCCTACAATGCCCTTTACGAGCGCGTGGACGCCTTGGAAGAGGAAGCGCGCGATCTGCAGGAAGCCTACAGCGCCGAGGACCTCGCGCGGTCTGGGGTGATCGCGTCGTGGCAGGGTGGGCAGATCACGCTCCATGTTGGTCTCGTCCGCCCGGAAGACACCGTCAAAGAGGAGGGCGCGCGCGGCTCCTCGGCCAATCCGACCGGGGAGGAGGCCCCGGACGCCGGCGAAATCACTTATCCGGCCTCGCTGGCCGAGGATCTCAAGACCGAGCGGGCCATGGCCCTTGGCGCCGCGATGGCGCTGCATCCGGAAACCACGCTTGATCTGACGCTCTTCAAGCTGGTCAGCGACGTTCTGGCCAGCGGCATGAGCGTCACGCAGGCGATCAAGATCGATGCCCGCAAGGAATATCGCAGCCATGCCAAGATGGACGAGATCGACGAGACCTCGCTCGAGCAGGTGGCGGCGGCGCATGACACGCTTGATCTGACCTGGCTCGATGACACCCGTGCGCCCGCCGATCAGTTCGCGGCGTTTCGCGCGCTCGATGCAGCGGAGAAGGCCAAGCTCGTCGCCTATGCCACCGCCAGCACCACGCAGTCCTGCTTCGCGCGGGACCGCCAGCGCGACAGCTTGATGCATGCGTTCGAGATCGAGATCATGCCCGACATCCGCGCCCACTGGACGCCGAATGCGGCGCTCTTCAACCGCTTCAAGAAGGCTTGGCTCCTGAAGATCCTCGGCGAGGA
The genomic region above belongs to Aquicoccus sp. G2-2 and contains:
- the repB gene encoding plasmid partitioning protein RepB; the protein is MLDNLAAAGGPAPAPQAGAVTPMMTSNRALRSARDAVDSHHVWELDPASIVDDRMADRLDPADVHDLRAAIEANGQTVPILVRRHPSETDRYLLVYGRRRLEAIRQSDKVAKVRALVANLDDDSALRAQISENMARRDLSFIEKAIFAQELVSSGFGNQSQVAEILTVTKSSVSMAIAIADMVGTDLIRAIGAAHGIGRPRWEAMGRAIADSGLDRGSLIRLAEETHGKADVTMVIDAAPATDDPSVQAFEAVSKVVTRLVKPTKAPPLLRHPVSRSGLGANVAARSNAPPKGSRSSCRIVSLPTG
- a CDS encoding DUF3768 domain-containing protein, translated to MFMNVQPQPDRPDPSVIAAQNDAFRKLACLGIPPEQPIQGRMHVTRSLMEAGDDFMAEAVTATGEFAKFESENDPDGWHDFGAVEIRGETVFWKIDLYEADSDFRYGAETPDNPATTMRVLTIMLARDW
- the repA gene encoding plasmid partitioning protein RepA, coding for MNKTFVHQDLNAVIRQHSEWLANQLHSQRESLFPPDATKEMRKFTSGEAAALLGVNDSYLRKLNLDGKGPSPELTAGNRRLYSAQDIQALRVLLEKTARKHGDYIPGRRDGDHLQVIGVMNFKGGSGKTTTSAHLAQRLALRGYRVLGIDLDPQASFTALHGVQPEFDLTDGGTLYDAIRYDDPEPIRAVIRKTYIPNLDLIPGNLELMEFEHETPRALSQGNAGLFFFRVKEALAQVDGDYDVVVIDCPPQLGFLTMSALSAATGVLVTIHPEMLDVMSMSQFLRMTADLMDVIAESGADMSHDWMRYALTRYEPQDAPQNRIVAFLRTMYGDAVLNSPMLKSTAISDAGLTKQTLYEVERSAFTRTTYDRALESLNALNDEVADIIQKTWGRS
- a CDS encoding DUF6330 family protein → MSRKEPKTLRVACFNDGRRKIITFKRGAYWWSAAEGAYPLSAALETIKDQGGWIETIPNPNYRPKGLFG
- a CDS encoding AbrB/MazE/SpoVT family DNA-binding domain-containing protein; its protein translation is MQVAKWGNSLAVRLPADLVRELGLKEGDQIDLIKDDGTLLIQRQPRADEVLQGLRRFRGKLSKDARLSRDAAHER
- the repC gene encoding plasmid replication protein RepC codes for the protein MDYTPVTPFRRPINAAILHYQAAAQQDLPPSGVNKWEALRELAAARIAFGLSDRDLSVLQALVSFHQATIVGGNHSETVVHPSNKAICERLNGMPCSTMRRHLANLVQTGFVVRRDSPNGKRYARRYGDEKIAFGFDLAPLAQRFVEVCEAAEAVRAAEERYKRIRSTVSLMRRDLAGLVDYGRSMRPDRAIWDQVSDLCVLTARDLRRKLDFAELQQIESALSVALNAIRDLLEPVQSRDMSINEVTNEQHYQNSNKDSYDFEPRLKKAQDEGSVSDPATALVAEGRTDEPVSVDNNLPRIPLGLVLAACSEYRTYAERPVRHWHDLVRVADVIRPMMGVSPSAWDEAKQYMGPEEASVVILAMLERFGDIRSPGGYLRSLSAKAALGEFSCGPMIMALIRKDAA
- a CDS encoding PIN domain-containing protein, with protein sequence MSAEFADTNVVLYLLDDGPKADRAEDILGQGPRISVQVLNEAMVNCRRKAGLSWEETGAFLAGVQSLCPVEDLSVQTHLVGRALAEKYQLSVYDAMIVSAALIAGCTTLLSEDMHDGLLVEDQLRVVNPFT
- a CDS encoding zincin-like metallopeptidase domain-containing protein, with translation MARSRTPKFDASEVITNEIIRIIERGVLPWRKPWTAGGSSRPLRVGGEPYQGVNNFLLTMRTVMAGHSSPFWMTLPQANALDAKVRKGEKSSVVVYYGQSRKDAGGEDDQGESDDRFEEARIFRFQKSYRVFNACQIEGLPESFYPNPESVPEHPPSEPIPHMQAFFDAIDITTVFTGTEAYYLPPVDKVYMPSITRFQNPRNFYGVWAHELAHATKAPHRLNRDFGLSKFGNTSYAREEIVAELTSVFLGQTLGFTAHTLEMNAAYLYNWLRVLRSDKSAIFKHAADAQRACDYLIARSEAGRAGRSAAAA
- a CDS encoding ParB/RepB/Spo0J family partition protein; translated protein: MTTSFAPLTVAIDDLVPHPANVRSNAPETYDPENIVHLKASIAVLGLLQPLLVQKLDGKYAVLAGGRRHAALKELIADKASKGFTAKTKVDCRLVPEECDVTTALSLAENITQAPMNAIDEFEAFARMMEVDGQTPETIAKTFGATVAAVKGRLRYGLIHPDIRAAARGKVITLDTMKAFAEHPSQEAQREVFEALTKDGGYLQAYTVRQALKSRGVQVSDDIGAFVRADYEARGGAVAADLLEEHSVLEDAALVETILLEKLGAAAEDARMRLGFAWADAMVRYDYATMADYGRVYPGPIEPDEAAQKRVDEISAELEKLQLEMEDEGLEDGAYNALYERVDALEEEARDLQEAYSAEDLARSGVIASWQGGQITLHVGLVRPEDTVKEEGARGSSANPTGEEAPDAGEITYPASLAEDLKTERAMALGAAMALHPETTLDLTLFKLVSDVLASGMSVTQAIKIDARKEYRSHAKMDEIDETSLEQVAAAHDTLDLTWLDDTRAPADQFAAFRALDAAEKAKLVAYATASTTQSCFARDRQRDSLMHAFEIEIMPDIRAHWTPNAALFNRFKKAWLLKILGEDLGLAQEAVTLASSSKKEIVAFCDKLFAEPFATLTDAQRAAVAAWCPPMMQTAGVACDETAPTAETPEPDSEVAQAA